The segment GGCTGGCCTTGCATCTCCTGGCGCTGTGCGGCTTCGATCAGTGAACGCTGCAGCTTTTCGGCCATGCTTGGTTCAAGAAGCACTCCGTCTTCCTGACCTTGCCCGGCCCTCTGCAGACTATTTAGCAAGATCTGTTCCAACCTGGGCTCCAAGGTAATCACAGGCAGCTCGGACTCAACGCCAACAATGCTTTGCACGATGGCGCGACACAATCCGACGCGCACCGCCGCGACCAGAGCGGCGGTATCTTGACTCTTTGCCGCGTTGTTGGCGATGGATTCGGCAATGCTACGAATATCGCGCACTGGCACCTGTTCTGACAACAAAGCCTGTAGGACTTTGAGAAGGCCTGACAGCGAAATGACACCCGGCACCAACTCTTCTGCCAGCTTGGGCGACGCCTTGGACAAGACTTGCAACAGTTGCTGCACTTCTTCGTGACCGATCAGCTCGTGGCAATGCTTCTGCAGGATCTGGTTGAGGTGAGTGGCCACTACCGTACTGGCGTCCACGACGGTATAGCCCAGCGACTGAGCCTGCGAGCGCTGACCGACGTCGATCCACACCGCCTCCAGGCCAAAGGCCGGGTCGCGGGCCGCGATGCCGTTGAGGCTGCCGAACACCTGCCCAGGGTTGATGGCGAGCTCGCGGTCCGGGTAGATCTCTGCTTCAGCCAGGATTACCCCCATCAACGTCAGGCGATAGGCACTGGGCTGCAGGTCAAGATTGTCGCGGATGTGCACGGTGGGCATGAGAAAGCCCAAGTCCTGGGACAGCTTCTTGCGCACGCCCTTGATCCGCGCCAGTAGCTGCCCGCCCTGGTTGCGATCGACCAATGGGATCAAGCGATAACCGACCTCCAGGCCGATCATGTCGATCGGGGTGACATCGTCCCAGCCCAGCTCCTTGGTTTCGGCCGCCCGCTGCGGGGACGGCAGCAGCTCTTGCTGGCGCTGCGCTTCCTGCTGGGCCTGTACCTTGGTCTTTTGCTGTTTCTTCCATACCAGGTAGGCGCCGCCGCCCGCCATCAGGCCCAGGCTCAGGAACGCCAGGTGCGGCATGCCCGGCACCAGCCCCATGACGATCATGATGGCGCCGGACACGGCCAGGGCCCGGGGCGAGTCGAACATCTGACGGTTGATCAGCTTGCCCATGTCCTCCGAGCCCGAGGCACGGGTGACCATGATGGCTGCGGCGGTGGAGAGCAGCAGCGAGGGCAGCTGCGCCACCAGACCGTCACCAATGGTCAACAGGGCATACACCTTGCCGGCGTCGCCGAAGCTCATGCCATGCTGCAACATACCGATCAGCATGCCACCGATCAGGTTGATGAACAGGATCAGCAGGCCAGCGATGGCGTCACCGCGCACGAACTTGCTGGCACCGTCCATCGAACCGTAGAACTCAGCCTCCTGGGCGACTTCGCTGCGGCGCGCCTTGGCTTGCGCCTGGTCGATCAGGCCGGCGTTCAGGTCGGCGTCGATGGCCATCTGCTTGCCCGGCATTGCATCGAGGGTGAAGCGTGCGCTGACCTCGGAGATACGCCCCGCACCCTTGGTCACCACCACGAAGTTAATGATCATGAGGATGGCGAAGACCACCGCACCGACCACGTAGTTGCCACCGATGACCACATCGCCGAAGGCCTGGATCACCATGCCCGCGGCGCCGTGGCCTTCCTGGCCATGCAGCATGACCACGCGGGTGGACGCCACGTTCAGCGCCAGTCGCAGCAAGGTCGCCACCAGCAGGATGGTGGGGAATGCGGCAAAGTCCAACGGGCGCAAGGCGTACACGCTGACCAGCAGCACCACGATGGACAAGGCGATGTTGAAGGTGAAGAAAACGTCGAGCAGGAACGGTGGTATTGGCAACATCATCATTGCCAGCATCACCAGCAGCAACAGCGGCACGCCGAGGTTGCCCCGTCCGAGACCGGCCAGGTTATGGCGAGCGTTGCTGATTAACTGAGTGCGATCCACCGCGAGTCCTCTTCTTGCAAAACTTTGACGCCTGTCAGGCGACTGGCGCTGCCATTGCAAGAAGCTTTCCAACTTTGTCTGGTGGGGGATTTATATTGCTTGTATCGCCCCTTTTGCAGGCGTATCAGCAAAAGGACTCACCATGCTACGCAATGTCAGCTGTCACGGCGCAGATCGGGTGGAATTGGCAAGTCAGGCTTCAGCGGATCTGGCCGCTTGCCCTTCCCTGCGTGGTACTGACGTATCTGAAAGACGTACGCCAACACCTGGGCCACCGCCAGGTACAGCCCGGCAGGAATTTCATGCTCCACCTCGGTGGAGTAGTAAATTGCCCGAGCCAGGGCGGCGGATTCAAGAATCTGGATGTTGTGCTCAGCGCCAATCTCGCGAATCTTCAAGGCCATGAAGTCGCTGCCCTTGGCCAGCAGCAAGGGGGCCGAATTCCCGTTCTCCGGATCGTACTGCAGGGCGACGGCGTAGTGGGTCGGGTTGGTGATGATCACATCGGCCTGGGGCACAGCCGCCATCATTCGCCGCTGCGACACCTCGCGTTGCAACTGCCGGATACGCTGCTTGACCTCGGGCTTGCCCTCGCTGTCCTTGTACTCGTCGCGCACTTCCTGCTTGGTCATCTTCATTTTCTTGTGCGTTTGCCACAGC is part of the Pseudomonas parafulva genome and harbors:
- the flhA gene encoding flagellar biosynthesis protein FlhA, coding for MDRTQLISNARHNLAGLGRGNLGVPLLLLVMLAMMMLPIPPFLLDVFFTFNIALSIVVLLVSVYALRPLDFAAFPTILLVATLLRLALNVASTRVVMLHGQEGHGAAGMVIQAFGDVVIGGNYVVGAVVFAILMIINFVVVTKGAGRISEVSARFTLDAMPGKQMAIDADLNAGLIDQAQAKARRSEVAQEAEFYGSMDGASKFVRGDAIAGLLILFINLIGGMLIGMLQHGMSFGDAGKVYALLTIGDGLVAQLPSLLLSTAAAIMVTRASGSEDMGKLINRQMFDSPRALAVSGAIMIVMGLVPGMPHLAFLSLGLMAGGGAYLVWKKQQKTKVQAQQEAQRQQELLPSPQRAAETKELGWDDVTPIDMIGLEVGYRLIPLVDRNQGGQLLARIKGVRKKLSQDLGFLMPTVHIRDNLDLQPSAYRLTLMGVILAEAEIYPDRELAINPGQVFGSLNGIAARDPAFGLEAVWIDVGQRSQAQSLGYTVVDASTVVATHLNQILQKHCHELIGHEEVQQLLQVLSKASPKLAEELVPGVISLSGLLKVLQALLSEQVPVRDIRSIAESIANNAAKSQDTAALVAAVRVGLCRAIVQSIVGVESELPVITLEPRLEQILLNSLQRAGQGQEDGVLLEPSMAEKLQRSLIEAAQRQEMQGQPAILLVAGPIRAMLSRFGRLAVPNLHVLAYQEIPDNKQVTIVATVGPNG